The Streptomyces sp. NBC_00239 genome contains a region encoding:
- a CDS encoding DUF742 domain-containing protein — MVRPHPDPAAEAVGSRLRPYTLTGGRTRPDYPLQLDTFLAARPAPDNVELGPESEWIRLLCAKPRAVAELASRLGQPVQVVKILASDLLHLRALAVAEQNDEGPTRELLETVLVRLRAL; from the coding sequence GTGGTCCGCCCTCACCCGGACCCGGCCGCCGAGGCGGTCGGCTCGCGGCTGCGCCCCTACACACTCACCGGGGGGCGCACCCGGCCCGACTACCCACTACAGCTGGACACCTTTCTGGCGGCCCGCCCCGCGCCGGACAACGTCGAACTCGGGCCGGAGAGCGAGTGGATCCGGCTGTTGTGCGCGAAGCCCCGGGCTGTCGCTGAACTCGCCTCGCGTTTGGGCCAGCCCGTCCAGGTCGTCAAGATCCTCGCCTCCGATCTGCTCCATCTGCGCGCCCTGGCCGTCGCGGAACAGAACGACGAAGGCCCCACCCGAGAACTCCTGGAGACGGTCCTTGTCCGTTTACGCGCCCTCTGA
- a CDS encoding roadblock/LC7 domain-containing protein has translation MSQRTIELSPLGQMLADFVDHTPGAVASVLVTSDGLVGEFHGLPEEDADTLAAAVSGIASLANGVFRDAPGEVQQTVVEHDSGTLFVMRAKVPQQVEGKVGNLLAVLTNDTADAGVVGYAMLQWIDRMHDHLLNPVRTSPRPVQ, from the coding sequence ATGTCGCAACGCACCATCGAGCTGAGTCCCTTGGGGCAGATGCTGGCGGACTTCGTCGACCACACCCCCGGCGCAGTCGCATCCGTCCTCGTCACGTCCGACGGCCTGGTCGGGGAATTCCACGGCCTCCCCGAGGAGGACGCCGACACCCTGGCGGCCGCGGTCAGCGGGATCGCGTCCCTGGCCAACGGAGTATTCCGGGACGCCCCCGGCGAGGTCCAGCAGACCGTAGTCGAGCACGACTCCGGCACGCTGTTCGTCATGCGGGCGAAGGTTCCGCAGCAGGTCGAAGGCAAGGTCGGAAACCTCCTCGCGGTCCTCACCAACGACACGGCCGATGCAGGCGTGGTCGGCTACGCGATGCTCCAGTGGATCGACAGGATGCACGACCACCTGCTCAACCCCGTCCGTACCTCGCCGCGGCCGGTCCAGTGA
- a CDS encoding acyl-CoA dehydrogenase family protein: MSESYLTDHHLQLRDEVRAFADEVVAPRVADMEASREIEHDLAGEIARRGWVGATIGKEYGGMAVGHLAKTIIIAELSRVSAAMGAMVQASQLGTAKIVYFGTAEQKDTWLPRIAAGTCLPTIAVTEDVSGSHVLGMQMTAERDGDDYVLNGAKVYVGNSHVGNLHGVVARTGDGSRGLTAFLVESDRPGLTLSPPKQTLGLHGFSFGELVFHNCRIPATNRLGAEGDGLDVAYSSSILYGRPNLTAVALGIHEAILETTTAFCHERIRYGKPLHELPTVRAKLGQIQSRLMTARLTAYHAASLLDRHRPEDDAHEEHTDLPSCDAELMNAKYVNTEYALDSARTAMEIHAAAGLHTDRPMERYLRDAHHIYAPAGTSDIQLQRLAETALGLAKGDYSRRFTGAEPAAPHPATAAVPA, encoded by the coding sequence GTGTCCGAGTCGTATCTGACCGACCACCACCTGCAGCTCCGAGACGAAGTCCGCGCGTTCGCCGACGAGGTCGTCGCGCCCCGCGTTGCGGACATGGAAGCCAGCCGCGAGATTGAGCACGACCTTGCGGGCGAGATCGCCCGCCGCGGCTGGGTCGGCGCCACGATCGGCAAGGAGTACGGCGGGATGGCGGTCGGCCATCTCGCCAAGACCATCATCATCGCTGAACTCTCCCGGGTGAGCGCCGCGATGGGGGCGATGGTGCAGGCCTCGCAGCTCGGCACCGCGAAGATCGTGTACTTCGGGACCGCGGAGCAGAAGGACACCTGGCTGCCGCGGATCGCCGCCGGAACGTGCCTGCCCACCATCGCGGTCACCGAGGATGTCTCCGGCAGTCACGTACTGGGCATGCAAATGACCGCCGAGCGCGACGGAGACGACTATGTCCTCAACGGCGCCAAGGTCTACGTCGGCAACTCCCATGTCGGCAACCTGCACGGGGTTGTGGCCCGCACCGGTGACGGTTCCCGGGGACTGACCGCCTTCCTCGTGGAGTCCGACCGTCCCGGCCTGACCCTCTCTCCACCCAAGCAGACCCTCGGCCTGCACGGCTTCTCCTTCGGCGAGCTGGTCTTCCACAACTGCCGCATCCCCGCCACCAACCGCCTCGGCGCCGAAGGCGACGGCCTGGACGTCGCCTACTCCTCCAGCATCCTGTACGGCCGTCCCAACCTCACGGCCGTGGCCCTCGGGATACACGAGGCCATTCTGGAAACCACCACAGCCTTCTGCCACGAGCGCATCCGCTACGGCAAGCCGCTGCACGAGCTGCCGACCGTCCGGGCCAAGCTCGGCCAGATCCAGTCGCGGCTGATGACCGCCCGGCTCACGGCCTACCACGCGGCGAGCCTCCTCGACCGCCACCGGCCCGAGGACGACGCCCACGAGGAGCACACCGACCTCCCCTCGTGCGACGCCGAGTTGATGAATGCCAAGTACGTCAACACGGAGTACGCGCTGGACTCCGCGCGCACCGCGATGGAGATCCACGCGGCCGCGGGACTGCACACCGACCGCCCCATGGAGCGCTACCTGCGCGACGCGCACCACATCTACGCGCCCGCCGGCACCTCCGACATCCAGCTGCAGCGGCTCGCCGAGACCGCCCTGGGCCTGGCCAAGGGCGACTACTCCCGCCGCTTCACCGGAGCGGAGCCCGCCGCACCCCACCCCGCGACGGCTGCCGTGCCGGCCTGA
- a CDS encoding GAF domain-containing protein, translating to MIPALGTPPADARIHLLNQLGMDRPDPQLDALATELAAAAGAPYAIVNAFNPATGRQEFVGLSAPPGNGLAEVDRSMAPDWGYCPEVARRTTALVLPDVFAKPRFAVNPVVDQLGIRTYAGAPLIHTYPDGSAGEVFGTVCFVGLERMDRSTGQASLVLIKEYRDLVQELVYQRSGIPLP from the coding sequence ATGATTCCCGCCCTCGGCACCCCACCAGCCGACGCCCGCATACACCTGCTGAACCAGCTCGGCATGGACCGGCCCGACCCGCAACTGGACGCTCTGGCGACCGAGTTGGCCGCCGCGGCCGGAGCGCCGTACGCCATCGTGAACGCGTTCAACCCGGCCACAGGCCGCCAGGAGTTTGTCGGCCTGTCAGCGCCACCCGGCAACGGCCTGGCGGAGGTGGACCGGTCGATGGCCCCCGACTGGGGCTACTGCCCCGAGGTCGCCCGCCGCACCACCGCCCTGGTGCTGCCCGATGTCTTCGCCAAACCGCGCTTCGCCGTGAACCCCGTCGTCGACCAGCTCGGCATCCGCACGTACGCCGGCGCCCCGCTCATCCACACGTATCCAGACGGGTCGGCCGGCGAAGTCTTCGGCACCGTCTGCTTCGTCGGACTGGAGCGGATGGACCGGTCCACCGGCCAGGCATCCCTCGTGCTCATCAAGGAGTACCGCGACCTCGTACAGGAGCTGGTCTACCAGCGTTCCGGCATACCGCTTCCGTAG
- a CDS encoding cytochrome P450 has translation MPPHTIAPSSSISLFDERVLADPYPTYAALRATGPAVHLERHGVWAVPGYAEVQAVLQDPDTFTSMGGVALTEQANTGFLADSVVSRDGEEHARLRQALARRMGPRAISKLREELSARARRLVAEHAESGSFDAVALSRQMVCDTIGHLVGLAEPEHTTLLGGTFDVFGPDNDRLSQALPEAAAMRAALVRAISRDAVDPGSLAGAAYAAADRGRLTEAEAVGLVCDYAAASVDTTVFGLAETIARLAMDPVQWTRLRKDPNRAEAAFHEALRLDAPIQGRGRIVSRTTDLSGVRIEAGEHVWLLYGSTGRDERKWSRAETYDLARPFVDRHLALGAGAHQCPGVSLALMQARCLLRALAHRCTHLELVGDPVRALHNTVRGHSSVPVAVETSPYAGDATAPGATLRRPR, from the coding sequence ATGCCCCCGCACACAATCGCCCCCAGCAGTTCCATCAGCCTGTTCGACGAGCGCGTCCTGGCCGACCCCTACCCCACGTACGCGGCGCTGCGCGCCACGGGGCCGGCCGTCCACCTGGAGAGGCACGGGGTGTGGGCCGTGCCCGGCTACGCCGAGGTGCAGGCCGTCCTCCAGGACCCGGACACCTTTACCTCGATGGGCGGGGTGGCGCTCACGGAGCAGGCCAACACCGGGTTCCTCGCCGACTCGGTGGTGTCCCGCGACGGTGAGGAGCATGCCCGGCTGCGGCAGGCCCTGGCCCGGCGGATGGGCCCTCGGGCGATCTCCAAACTCCGCGAAGAGCTCTCCGCACGTGCCCGCCGTCTGGTGGCGGAGCACGCCGAGAGCGGCTCCTTCGATGCCGTCGCGCTGTCGAGGCAGATGGTGTGCGACACCATCGGGCACCTGGTGGGGCTTGCCGAGCCCGAGCACACCACCCTGCTGGGTGGCACCTTCGACGTGTTCGGCCCCGACAACGACCGCCTGAGCCAGGCCCTGCCGGAGGCCGCCGCGATGCGCGCCGCCCTGGTGCGGGCGATCAGCCGCGACGCTGTCGATCCCGGTTCCCTGGCGGGCGCCGCGTACGCGGCAGCAGACCGCGGCCGTCTCACCGAGGCGGAGGCCGTGGGCCTGGTCTGCGACTATGCGGCCGCCAGCGTGGACACCACCGTCTTCGGGCTGGCCGAGACGATCGCCCGGCTCGCGATGGACCCCGTGCAATGGACCCGGCTGCGCAAAGACCCCAACCGGGCGGAGGCTGCCTTTCACGAGGCGCTGCGTCTGGACGCCCCGATACAAGGACGCGGCCGGATCGTGTCCCGCACGACCGACCTGAGCGGCGTGCGGATCGAGGCCGGTGAGCACGTGTGGCTGCTCTACGGCTCCACCGGCCGAGATGAGCGCAAGTGGTCGCGGGCCGAAACTTACGACCTGGCCCGCCCGTTCGTCGACCGGCATCTGGCCCTGGGCGCGGGCGCCCACCAGTGCCCGGGTGTGTCGCTGGCCCTGATGCAGGCTCGCTGTCTGCTGCGGGCGCTCGCGCACCGGTGCACCCACCTGGAACTGGTCGGCGACCCGGTCCGCGCCCTACACAACACCGTCCGCGGACACTCCAGCGTGCCGGTCGCGGTCGAGACGTCCCCGTACGCCGGGGACGCCACGGCGCCCGGCGCCACCTTGAGGAGGCCGCGGTGA
- a CDS encoding HAD family hydrolase, with the protein MRHTSKVALFDLDDTLTDHTAAFAAWAGEFAHSTGIPLSWLMRAETLHAGARHSFFADLKDAFKLRRSIASLHADYRLRSAELVPYRPEVCSALQHLADDGWALGVVTNGSPDAQRLKLEVARLTPYLGSVVISGEYGVRKPDPALFHVALDELQAPDTDAGVMVGDSLTADVAGGQLAGLQTVWISHGRTLRLEDPVPTRTTLEVVSAANALRTLVPALGASVLPQPVAAP; encoded by the coding sequence ATGCGGCACACGAGCAAGGTCGCGCTGTTCGACCTGGACGACACCCTCACCGATCACACGGCCGCGTTCGCCGCGTGGGCCGGCGAGTTCGCCCACTCCACGGGCATTCCGTTGTCCTGGCTGATGCGGGCCGAGACGTTGCACGCCGGCGCCCGCCACTCCTTCTTCGCCGACCTCAAGGACGCCTTCAAGCTCCGGCGGTCCATCGCCTCCCTGCACGCGGACTACCGGCTGCGTTCGGCCGAGCTCGTGCCGTACCGCCCCGAGGTCTGCTCCGCTCTCCAGCATCTGGCCGACGACGGATGGGCGCTGGGCGTGGTCACCAACGGGTCGCCCGACGCGCAACGCCTCAAGCTCGAAGTCGCCCGTCTCACGCCGTACCTCGGATCGGTGGTGATCTCCGGCGAGTACGGGGTGCGCAAGCCCGACCCCGCCCTGTTCCACGTGGCCCTGGACGAACTACAGGCTCCGGACACCGACGCAGGCGTCATGGTCGGCGACTCGCTGACCGCCGACGTCGCCGGTGGTCAACTCGCCGGCCTGCAGACCGTGTGGATCTCCCACGGCCGCACCCTCCGCCTTGAAGACCCGGTACCCACCCGCACCACGCTCGAGGTGGTGTCGGCCGCCAACGCGCTGCGCACCCTGGTGCCCGCGCTCGGCGCCAGCGTCCTGCCTCAGCCGGTGGCGGCGCCATGA
- a CDS encoding tetratricopeptide repeat protein — protein MTTSNEISGSAWLSGLVVQARDVHGGLHHHAAPQQLPTPHQLPRLTPHFVNRTEEIDTLDEARRTGSSLVVITGLVGVGKSALATRWLSSTTDAARPELYAELSGLAGPARPEDVLQPWLRAFGIDRPPAGLRELSALWRSVTAARPVSVLLDNVSDADQVPPLLPAGTSSMTVVTSRRLLWELAVDGAAALSLGPLDPRSSIALLARFTGEERIAAEPEAASLLADRCAQLPLPLVLAGARLKFRPGRSLGAAADALVHPRREDPVRMAISAGLTETYASLGAAAQYVYRSLALLPLVAVDADMVGAACRLERDDAERLLEVLADEQLLTPGTSYVGPGPLYRMAAAVHEHALGLAERHDEPDERQRLVGRLCEWMLAIATQAQRLLTPAQATLRSHLPAGADAPPVFSDSRGAMTWLEERESDLPAVLEAAVASGADELTWMLVDAFWPLFLRRHPYALWVQAHEVGVAAARRTANAAAVRQMLLSGAIGLSSAGRLKEALTWYGQARQEAQAEGDVRDEGQALLGIGSCHHEGGRPAQAEPYLTQAVALWTSCGYRRGVALATVLLGEISLTRGESSEALDRFAIAHSVLAGIGDSYDAARALALQGHTRVLLDDLEIGVTELQNALTVFAAANSTRWRARTLEMLGGAYRIRGSEHAARDCFRQAAELVEVIRPEEAERLRRLERDR, from the coding sequence GTGACGACGTCGAATGAGATCAGCGGGAGTGCCTGGCTGTCCGGCCTCGTTGTCCAGGCCCGCGACGTCCACGGCGGCCTCCACCATCACGCGGCTCCGCAGCAGCTGCCCACACCGCACCAACTGCCGCGCCTCACGCCGCACTTCGTGAATCGCACGGAGGAGATCGACACCCTGGACGAGGCACGCCGCACCGGCAGCAGTCTGGTGGTGATCACCGGACTTGTCGGGGTCGGCAAGTCCGCCCTCGCCACGCGGTGGCTCTCCTCCACCACCGACGCGGCCAGGCCGGAGCTGTACGCCGAGCTGAGCGGACTGGCAGGCCCGGCCCGGCCCGAAGACGTACTGCAGCCGTGGCTTCGCGCCTTCGGGATCGACCGTCCGCCAGCGGGGCTGCGGGAGCTGAGCGCCTTGTGGCGCTCGGTCACGGCCGCCCGCCCGGTCTCGGTCCTGCTCGACAACGTGAGCGACGCCGATCAGGTGCCGCCGCTCCTGCCTGCCGGAACGTCCAGCATGACCGTCGTCACCAGCCGCCGGTTGTTGTGGGAGCTGGCGGTGGACGGCGCGGCGGCCCTCTCGCTCGGCCCTCTCGACCCGCGTTCCTCGATCGCGCTGCTGGCGCGTTTCACCGGCGAGGAGCGGATCGCGGCCGAGCCCGAGGCCGCCTCCCTCCTCGCGGACCGGTGCGCGCAGCTGCCCCTTCCGCTTGTCCTGGCCGGTGCCCGGCTGAAGTTCCGGCCCGGTCGCAGTCTCGGCGCGGCGGCCGACGCCCTTGTCCACCCTCGTCGTGAGGACCCCGTACGCATGGCTATCTCCGCTGGACTGACCGAGACCTATGCCTCCTTGGGGGCGGCCGCGCAGTACGTGTACCGGTCGCTGGCCCTCCTGCCGCTCGTCGCCGTCGATGCGGACATGGTGGGCGCCGCCTGCCGTCTGGAGCGGGACGACGCCGAGCGGCTGCTGGAAGTCCTCGCTGATGAGCAGCTGCTGACCCCGGGCACGTCCTATGTGGGCCCTGGGCCGCTCTACCGGATGGCCGCGGCCGTACACGAGCACGCCCTCGGTCTCGCCGAGCGGCACGACGAGCCGGACGAGCGGCAGAGACTGGTCGGGCGGCTGTGTGAGTGGATGCTCGCGATCGCCACCCAGGCACAGCGTCTGCTGACTCCTGCCCAGGCCACGCTGCGGAGCCATCTGCCCGCCGGGGCAGATGCCCCTCCTGTCTTCAGCGACAGCCGCGGCGCGATGACCTGGCTGGAGGAGCGTGAGTCCGACCTCCCGGCCGTTCTGGAGGCGGCCGTGGCCAGCGGGGCGGACGAGCTCACGTGGATGCTCGTCGACGCCTTCTGGCCCCTGTTCCTGCGCCGCCACCCCTACGCCCTGTGGGTCCAGGCGCACGAAGTCGGCGTCGCCGCCGCGCGTCGTACCGCAAATGCCGCCGCCGTACGGCAGATGCTGCTCTCCGGAGCGATCGGCCTGAGCTCGGCCGGCCGCCTGAAGGAGGCGCTCACCTGGTACGGCCAGGCCCGGCAGGAAGCACAGGCTGAAGGTGACGTGCGTGACGAGGGGCAGGCGCTGCTCGGGATCGGCTCCTGCCACCACGAGGGGGGGCGCCCCGCGCAGGCCGAGCCGTACCTCACCCAGGCGGTGGCCTTATGGACGTCCTGCGGCTACCGGCGCGGCGTTGCCCTGGCGACGGTCCTGCTGGGCGAGATCTCCCTCACCCGCGGCGAGTCGTCCGAGGCTCTCGACCGGTTTGCCATCGCGCACAGCGTCCTCGCGGGCATCGGCGACTCCTACGACGCGGCTCGCGCCCTCGCGCTGCAGGGCCACACCCGGGTCCTGCTCGATGATCTCGAAATCGGCGTCACCGAGCTGCAGAACGCGCTGACGGTATTCGCCGCGGCGAACAGCACCCGCTGGCGGGCCCGCACGCTGGAGATGCTCGGCGGTGCCTACCGGATTCGCGGGAGCGAGCACGCTGCCCGGGACTGCTTCCGGCAGGCTGCGGAACTCGTCGAGGTGATCCGGCCGGAAGAGGCGGAACGGCTGCGCCGGCTGGAGCGCGACCGATGA
- a CDS encoding GTP-binding protein, translating to MPSRLHKIKIVVSGGFGTGKTTLVGAISEVKPLLTEAPMTQASEGIDRLDGVESKTTTTVAMDFGRVTLAGPEAEPDIVLMLFGTPGQDRFNRIWDDLSHRAAGAVVLVDTRRLEDAFAVVDYFEARHLPFLVAVNLFDSAPRYLLDEVRQALRLGAHVPVRACDARRRESVRDVLSDLVAHALSHLPVSARAALGARP from the coding sequence GTGCCCTCACGCCTGCACAAGATCAAGATCGTCGTGTCGGGGGGGTTCGGGACCGGCAAGACGACACTGGTCGGCGCCATCAGTGAGGTCAAGCCCCTGCTCACCGAGGCCCCGATGACGCAGGCCAGCGAGGGTATCGACCGGCTGGACGGGGTGGAGTCCAAGACCACCACCACCGTGGCCATGGACTTCGGACGGGTCACCCTTGCGGGGCCGGAAGCCGAGCCGGACATCGTGCTGATGCTGTTCGGCACCCCCGGGCAAGACCGGTTCAACCGCATCTGGGACGACCTCTCCCACCGCGCGGCCGGGGCGGTGGTACTGGTCGACACCCGCCGTCTGGAGGACGCCTTCGCGGTCGTGGACTATTTCGAGGCCCGGCACCTGCCCTTCCTCGTCGCGGTGAACCTGTTCGACTCCGCTCCGCGCTACCTGCTCGACGAGGTCCGCCAGGCCCTTCGCCTCGGCGCGCACGTCCCGGTCCGCGCCTGTGACGCCCGCAGGCGCGAGTCCGTCCGCGATGTCCTGTCCGACCTCGTGGCCCACGCCCTTTCCCACCTGCCCGTCTCTGCACGCGCCGCCCTCGGAGCCCGCCCATGA
- a CDS encoding helix-turn-helix transcriptional regulator: protein MSLNTTTEGLPTSTAPATDSVGHSAVAHKDVTVLTTDRVDRAFHDDLKSHYAHHPDIAVVLVAGRVTAHDIVAVAPYGVAAVVRSAELHDDPDFLTGVKALVADGGHRLPTGVGSRIRTAAAAPVRRQELGRPGVLLKPPEVAVLALVAEGLTRTGIARRLHRDDEHVRYTLKSIFGRLGVDRRAEAVAYAAREGLLWGPDWEAR from the coding sequence ATGAGCCTGAACACCACTACCGAGGGCTTACCCACGTCGACCGCGCCCGCCACGGATTCCGTTGGCCACAGCGCCGTTGCCCACAAGGACGTCACGGTCTTGACCACCGACCGCGTCGACCGCGCCTTCCATGACGACCTGAAGTCCCACTACGCGCACCACCCCGACATCGCGGTCGTGCTGGTAGCCGGCCGCGTCACCGCGCACGACATCGTCGCTGTCGCGCCGTACGGCGTCGCGGCGGTGGTGCGATCCGCCGAGCTACACGATGACCCGGACTTCCTCACGGGCGTGAAAGCCCTGGTGGCTGACGGCGGTCACCGCCTTCCCACCGGTGTGGGCAGCCGCATCCGGACCGCAGCGGCCGCGCCGGTGCGCCGGCAGGAACTCGGCCGGCCCGGCGTCCTCTTGAAGCCGCCGGAGGTCGCCGTCCTGGCCCTCGTGGCGGAGGGTCTCACCCGTACGGGCATCGCTCGGCGCCTCCATCGGGACGACGAGCATGTCCGGTACACGCTCAAGAGCATCTTCGGGCGGTTGGGCGTAGACCGGCGGGCCGAGGCAGTCGCATACGCCGCCCGAGAAGGGCTTCTGTGGGGCCCCGACTGGGAGGCGCGGTGA
- a CDS encoding helix-turn-helix domain-containing protein: MSKSTNSCASDAAPAVSGKAPSVKPGQRLTGERAERFGAYVVSLYSEPDPMAIRAICEKTGRSYGNIHRILTDAKVTMRSRGYQKPSGTEEHRDDVE; the protein is encoded by the coding sequence ATGTCGAAATCCACGAACTCCTGCGCGTCTGACGCCGCTCCCGCCGTGAGCGGGAAGGCGCCGTCGGTGAAGCCCGGTCAGCGCCTCACCGGCGAGCGCGCGGAACGCTTCGGCGCCTACGTCGTCTCGCTGTACTCCGAGCCCGATCCCATGGCGATCCGGGCCATCTGCGAGAAGACCGGACGGTCCTACGGCAACATCCACCGCATCCTCACGGACGCCAAGGTCACCATGCGCAGCCGCGGCTACCAGAAGCCGTCCGGCACGGAGGAGCACCGTGACGACGTCGAATGA
- a CDS encoding glycoside hydrolase family 15 protein: protein MAGRIEDYALIGDLQTAALVGRDGTIDWLCLPRLDSEAVIAGLLGTPDNGYWRIGPSVFGVGPSPAADRRSYRGDSLIMESEWDTPTGTLRVTDFMPPRTDDDDSPRVVRVAEAVTGTVAVDVALSLRFDYGRVVPWVQKTDDNRISAVAGPDAVWLDTEAETHGEKLTTRSRLTLAEGERVTFTLSWQPSYKGPPGRLDVDQAFEDTEKFWADWVSRCTYNGRYRASVIRSLITLKALTNPLTGGIAAAATTSLPEEIGGVRNWDYRFVWIRDAAKILSSFLRAGYLDEARAWRKWLLRAVAGDPENLQIMYGIAGEREMPETTLDWLVGYEASGPVRIGNGAAGQRQLDVYGEVIGTLHLAAQCGLERDETSNTLLIELVRSVELHWGEPDAGIWEVRGPNQHFVHSKVMAWVAVDRAVKLVEDGHADGPVEQWRQLRDTIHLDICTNGYDAERNTFTQYYGSQELDAALLLIPQVDFLPADDKRVIGTIEAVQRELSTPDGFLLRYPTNGDDPGVDGLPGDEGAFLVCAFWMVKDLAMIGRHGDARTLFERLLDLSNDVGLLAEEWDPHLQRQLGNFPQGFSHKGIVEGALELELGEQRASLLAGASR, encoded by the coding sequence ATGGCTGGGCGTATCGAGGACTACGCACTGATCGGTGATCTCCAGACGGCCGCACTCGTCGGCCGCGACGGGACGATCGACTGGTTGTGCCTGCCCCGGCTCGACTCGGAGGCCGTGATCGCTGGACTTCTCGGCACCCCGGACAACGGCTACTGGCGTATCGGCCCGTCGGTGTTCGGAGTCGGCCCGAGCCCTGCGGCCGACCGCCGTTCCTACCGCGGGGACTCGCTGATCATGGAGTCGGAGTGGGACACCCCGACCGGCACGCTGCGGGTCACCGACTTCATGCCGCCGCGCACGGACGACGACGACAGCCCGCGCGTGGTCCGGGTCGCCGAAGCCGTCACCGGAACCGTCGCCGTCGACGTCGCCCTGTCCTTGCGCTTCGACTACGGCAGGGTGGTGCCCTGGGTTCAGAAGACCGACGACAACCGCATCTCCGCGGTTGCAGGCCCTGACGCAGTATGGCTCGACACCGAGGCGGAGACCCACGGTGAGAAGCTGACCACGCGCTCCCGCCTCACGCTCGCCGAGGGCGAGCGCGTCACGTTCACCCTTAGCTGGCAGCCCTCGTACAAGGGCCCGCCGGGCAGGCTGGACGTCGACCAGGCCTTCGAGGACACCGAAAAGTTCTGGGCGGACTGGGTCTCGCGGTGCACCTACAACGGCCGCTACCGGGCCTCGGTCATCCGCTCGCTGATCACGCTGAAAGCGCTGACGAACCCGCTGACCGGGGGGATCGCCGCAGCAGCGACCACCTCCCTGCCGGAGGAGATCGGCGGCGTCCGCAACTGGGACTACCGCTTCGTCTGGATCAGGGACGCCGCGAAGATCCTGTCGAGCTTCTTGCGGGCCGGCTACCTCGACGAAGCCCGTGCCTGGCGGAAGTGGCTGCTGCGCGCGGTCGCCGGCGACCCGGAGAACCTGCAGATCATGTACGGCATCGCCGGAGAACGCGAGATGCCGGAGACCACGCTGGACTGGCTCGTCGGCTACGAGGCGTCGGGCCCGGTCCGCATCGGCAACGGAGCCGCCGGCCAGCGCCAGCTCGACGTGTACGGCGAAGTCATCGGAACCCTTCACCTGGCCGCTCAATGCGGTCTCGAGCGTGACGAGACCAGCAACACCCTGCTGATCGAGCTCGTGCGGTCGGTCGAGCTGCACTGGGGTGAACCTGACGCGGGCATCTGGGAAGTGCGCGGCCCGAACCAGCACTTCGTGCACTCCAAGGTGATGGCCTGGGTCGCGGTCGACCGGGCCGTCAAACTCGTCGAGGACGGCCACGCCGACGGCCCCGTCGAGCAGTGGAGGCAGCTCCGCGACACCATCCACCTGGACATCTGCACCAACGGATACGACGCCGAACGCAACACCTTCACCCAGTACTACGGCAGTCAGGAACTCGACGCCGCACTGCTGCTCATCCCCCAGGTGGACTTCCTGCCGGCGGACGACAAGCGGGTCATCGGCACGATCGAGGCCGTCCAGAGGGAACTCTCCACCCCTGACGGGTTCCTCCTGCGCTACCCGACCAACGGCGATGACCCCGGTGTGGACGGGCTGCCGGGAGATGAGGGTGCGTTCCTCGTCTGCGCGTTCTGGATGGTCAAGGACCTGGCGATGATCGGCCGCCACGGCGACGCGCGGACCTTGTTCGAGCGCCTACTCGACCTGAGCAACGACGTCGGGCTGCTGGCCGAGGAATGGGACCCGCACCTGCAGCGCCAGCTCGGGAACTTCCCCCAAGGCTTCAGCCACAAGGGAATCGTGGAGGGAGCCCTCGAACTGGAACTCGGTGAACAGCGGGCATCGCTCCTCGCGGGTGCGTCCCGATGA